One Branchiostoma floridae strain S238N-H82 chromosome 1, Bfl_VNyyK, whole genome shotgun sequence genomic region harbors:
- the LOC118411349 gene encoding GA-binding protein subunit beta-1-like has product MDLKKFAGMMPETLPDRSELSLLPEQILGVTLLHVAAFNGQQKAVEGLLKGSTSVDIRDQEMMTPLHWAAIGGHPQICEAFIKHGAEVNAKDQHEKTPLQWAVELNHSEVCEILQQNGAQG; this is encoded by the exons ATGGACTTGAAAAAGTTTGCAGGTATGATGCCAGAAACCTTGCCAGATCGATCAGAGCTTTCACTCCTCCCTGAACAg ATATTGGGAGTGACTCTGCTGCATGTGGCTGCCTTTAATGGCCAACAGAAAGCAGTAGAAGGACTGCTGAAAGGTAGCACCTCTGTGGACATCAGGGATCAG GAGATGATGACACCTTTGCATTGGGCTGCCATCGGGGGCCATCCGCAGATCTGTGAAGCCTTCATCAAGCATGGAGCAGAGGTCAATGCCAAGGACCAG CATGAGAAGACACCTCTGCAGTGGGCTGTGGAGCTGAACCATTCAGAAGTCTGTGAGATTCTGCAGCAGAATGGCGCACAGGGATAA